A window of Etheostoma spectabile isolate EspeVRDwgs_2016 chromosome 24, UIUC_Espe_1.0, whole genome shotgun sequence genomic DNA:
cttttattgtcCTTTGTGATGATGGCTTCTATTATTTTTTAAGCAGCCACGGTGGATTTTCTGAACGGTTGTAAAACGAATGAGTTGTTGGCATGGGcgtcagtttggtttgaaatgagctggggacagagacacattcggaagtacatttccagaaGTTCTGGCTATAATGACgcattcatttctttctttttttctcctttgcgCAGGTTTTGAAAGACGTTGTCCTGCATGGAGCTAGAAtcgtttctttattacatgcaaggaaaaaaaagaactgatagcaaaaaatagatatttgagagttaaaaaaacaattttgagtCAGTGTATCAGTGTGATAGCTCTttctctcaaacttttttttctctcagatctttttttttttcttgcatgtaAAAAAGAATTCCAGCTCCAAAGTCCTTTAGCTTACcaatgtaaattaataaaagCGTGGTTTAATGTTGGCCTACCTAAACAATGATCAATGATTCCCAAATGTCTCTCTCATATTGATCCTCACAACCACTGAAAAGTAAaattgtcactttatgagttttttttaacattaatttgagTCCCCCAGCCTGCCGATGGTGTTGAAAAAACCCTCTAATCATAATTTCCATTTCCAAAGTAGCTGAGCTAGTCTTTTCACGTACCCCCTGGCAACAGTAGAAGTAACCCCCGGGGTACAcgtatacatgtacagtaagtcTGATAAAAAACTGGGAAAGTGATGGAAAACAGGAAGAGTCCCGCAGGAAAAGAGCAGACCCTACAGCCAAGCTTTTTTTACTCAAAAGTAAGTCGcttgttaaaatgggtttagATTTTCACATTCCAGTAAAGATGTTGTGGGACTGCCAGGTTGGAAACTCAACGCCGCCAAaacctctcctcctctggaAAGAGACGAGAAATTACCCAGCTCTCCGGGGACATTCCCACTGTACTTCACATCTCTGATTTCTTTCCTCAAAACGATTAGAGCTCATTGTTTCCTCGGCTGACTCGGTGCTGTAAACTGATGAGTGACGTCCCAGGTGATAGTCCCCACCTCGGCGGAGCCTCCATGCTTCCTCGACGGTGTGTTAATGGacagtggtgaaagaagtattcagatcctttacatCAGTAAAAGTACTCTGTTGCAACACTGAAAGAAGTGACAGACATgtagggaaaaaacaacaaaaaaatgcaaaaataatccacaaagacattgtaaaaagtgagagaactttgggaaaagtgacaaaagtgtcttaaggaggttttaactttaaaaactaaatgttggtcTATGGGAAGACAACCGGAGGGTCAAGTAAAAGTACGTACCTTGCAAGGTCCCCAGTCTTTACATATTATGTCTTTAACGTCAGATAGTGATAGTCTTCAGATGTGAGAGGGTGTCAGACTTTAGTCTTTTCAACGTCTGCTCAGAGTCTTCTAGTGTCCGAGTGTTCACGGGGTCACTCGGGGCGCTCGCTGGGAGTTTTGTAGGTGAAACAAACATCTGCATTTTAACAGCTGTTTTAGTCTAAATACACGGTGATTAAACACTCACTCAATTACTTCTTCAAGGTACTTTACTGtgagtgttttcattttgtgacaAGCAAACTGAGGCACTTCTttattcactgtgtgtgtgtgtgtgtgtgtgtgtgtgtgtgtgtgtgtgtgtgtgtNNNNNNNNNNNNNNNNNNNNNNNNcagcgatgagatcccgagcccactgaactgcaacccctccccgccccgactacgcctccaTGTCCTGTCCATCAATatcacaaacaggattggtgacaaagcgcagccctggcagAGGCCAACCCTCCAGAACCTGGAACCAGTCCGACTTACTGAGGAGAACTCGGACACAGCTCtcactttggtcatacagagatcggatggccctgagaagagaccccctcaccccatactcccgcaccacctcccacagtatctccctggggacccggtcatacgtcttctccagatccacaaaacacatgcagactccctccaggatccttgcaagagtgaagatctgatccgttgttccacggccaggatggaatccgcattgttcctcttcaatccgaggttcgactattgGCCAacccctcctttccagcacctcggagtagactttaccagggatcAATCCCTGgagctttgccgctgtggagttgtttgactacctcagcaacctccaccagggaaactGACGACAatcatcatcctccagctctgcctccaccacagagaacTTGTCAGCTGGATtcaggagttcctcaaagtgctccttccaccgccctattacctcctcagttgaggtcaacaggaTCCCATCCTTGCTGTACACAGCTTGCATGGTGCCCTGCTCCCCCCTCCTGAGGGGGCGAATGGttttctccgaacttctcccacacccgttgctttgcctctttcagagactgcagcccttcgggcccttTGGGCCCTTTGGGCCCTttggtaccttgcaactgcctctggatCCCTCCagggttttttatttaattgaaattgaCTGTAGCATGGATTGACTTGCCAAGAGAAAACACTTAATTCATTGTAACTTTGCACGCAAAGTTAGTTATTTGCTGTATTGTCTCCGTAGCAACCTGAATGGTTGGTTATTTTTTGCCCACTCAGCTGTCATAAGTCTGCCATGATGTGtgcatatttttgtgtgtgtgtgtgtgtgtgtcttaatacatccagggtgtgtgtgtgtgtgtgtgtgtgtttggttgaaaGGCAGTTAATTAACAGGCACCGCATGGTTTTAATTTGTGGGTTTTAttagcccccccccacacacacacacacacacagacacacaatgtttaCCCTGCCACTCAGGCAGAAACATGAGTCCTGTTCCTGTAACAAGGATTACATAACACCACACTCTAAGAAAGAAATCTGTAGAATAacgaaaaaactaaaaagttgtGGCAGCTCTTCACCTGGAATTAGCCCCTTTAGTTAAAAACCTAGCTACAGTAGCTTCAGAAAATATTCTGTTAGGCCTATTATTTAAAACGATCTAATAGAACTAATAGAAAGAAACTTagaaaatgttgacaaaaatgacaaatgtcaaaaaaaagtgggaGCACAAATGATACAGtttcaaatgttaaaaactaaaacacaactGTGACTCatgtttctgtaaaaaaaaaattaaaaaaaaaaaaaatgggtcagaagtgtttccaaatgtctccggtTTAGGGGCTCGGAAACGCAAATTAAGTTATTTGATTTAAGGTGTTCCCGTATTTCAGGGTCTTTTAAGCCAAGGCCCCctatctgagagagagagagaaagatcatAGACCCCCTACCACATATTTTATAACATTAAGTTGCATATTTAACTGGACCTACAATAAACGCCTAAAGCCTTTTTTGCAAACCTTTTGAGTGCCTAGAAAACTAAGCTATGAAAACAATTGTTGATAGGATTTTAAGCCTATCATTATTGGGGGGTTTTCACCAATCAGGCTGATTTATaattgctaataatatgttggattcatgttgagagattttaagttttgaaaaagcgttcaaaagttgcaaagaaactccCTTCCTTAATGTTGCCAGATAATGGTCTAGGACTGGTAGGTGGCCTAATataatttttgttgttgcaagtcagggagtttctttgcaacttttgacTTAGTAATTCCCCTCCGACGCGCCTCAGATTCCAGATGTATTTTTCTGTACTCAAAAGATCAAACTTAACAAtaatttattgttattgatcATAAATCTGTCTAATAGTTTTCTGTTTGCTGCGAAGCTTTGCTTTGGTCCAACAGCTCCCTCTGCAGGCCACTGGTGGTATTACAGTCACACGTCTttccacccccacacacacaaatgttagGTActctttactgtactgtatttttatttaatgatactttctactccttccTATTTCTTTAAGAGCTGTAATTACCTTTCAGATTAAGCTTACATGTTAATACTTTTCATAATGatataacagtataacaatgacGGTATAGCCACTTTGTTTCTAATACTTTTGTAGATTTTAACACTACATCCATTACTGGATAAAACAAgtaacataagaaaaaaaaaaacaatgacaagaATTGGGTCTCAGTTTCTGTGTTTTAAGtttcaacattttctgtttCACAAGTTAAAGTTTAACATTAAAGGAAAACTTCAGTTTTTTACAACCTGGACCTtatttccctgtgtctgtgtctttaagggactgatgggaacaacaatctttggtCCAATCTTCAGCGAGATCGCTGCATTCGACAGTCAGCAAAATAAGCTGCAACGTAAGTTATTGGTCAATTACACACCTTCAATTAACGCCCACacaagtgcttgttttgcctctGACAAGCTCAGATTAATAATCTAAGAGtcttatggaaaggatttctaaggaggtctaCCTTTCTGTTAAAtggtaagatcctttttttttttaaacatgcgtTCGTTAAAcccaccaaactccatgtaaataaacagtaattttatcatCATAAGAcacaaagtcgacagaaacaaaaaactattaaaatacgtttgtttttgtctttccacttttccaaccatcataACTCTTAATTTTGGTTGAAATCAACACATAGTTAacagatttacatgtgaaaataagttggctctatacacactaaaagtattgcttttttaaatggagtctggtgggtttagctcTATCAGAATACAGAATACTTCCTCCTCAGTGTACAGGTAATTAATCATTAAGTTGTGTGTCTACTATGTGCCAAAGCTTACTCAgagatttaaaatacattttcaaaaaaaataataaaataaaataaatcaggaGCAGGACACTAAGGAGGTGTTTATGTCTTTTTAATGTCCACTTTGTTTAATATCATGAATctatacactgtaaaaatacacaaaacatattagttgttgtaaacaaattggTAATTAGTTATAAAGACATCGTTAGAAAAACTTGATATTAGTTCTTATAAATACTTGGGAATTAGTTGTAGGTAAAAAATATTATTGTTACATTGGCTGCACAGTCCAGAAAGAGTTGTtaaaactcatttattttaaataatttagttGACTTAGTTCACTTGGTATTTTAAGTTGACACACCTAAgcactttttacagtgtggatCTGTTTAATTTTACACGTACATTTCAAAGTGGGtgttatgttttatgtatgttGGAAGTGTGTTGAacgtttttctgttttattgaattaCCCCCCAAATTTCCCCTTCAAATGCACaacaactattttttttcatgGACGCAGTGCTTTTTCTGGACACTAGGTAGAGTTTAAATCCATTATgatgaatgaaaacacaacaacagaaatGAGTGTAACCTTTATTAGAATTGTCAATAagtaaaagaagacattttaataAGTAAACACAGATTTTAAACAGTACAATTCAATTGATAGCTTTAGAAAACAATGAATTATTGCAACTAAGTATTgactttcttcctttcttttatCTCTCTTTGGTGTTTTGAAGCTCTAAAAAAGCCTCTCCACCTTCTAATCTAGTAGCTTTTCAGTCTATTTAATATAAAACTTTAAGAAGAAGctctaaaattaaaaagaaatgcagacaaACATGGGCATGGGTTGAATTCAGGTTGACAAATgatcaaacaaacacattattattcctcacagctgattcagaacagTGTGTTATGTAAGTCTGGGTTAGAAATGTCGGAAAAGTCTTAGGTACggcctaaaatgctggtatgATTATCAGAAAGTACTGGAATTTATGCATCGATCCCATAGCATGTAATTTAGCCCCGAAGAAAATACACTTTAAagtttttgttcatgttttcttCCATTATGACTTTCAAACTGGATTATAAAATAAAGTTctgagtttaacctgagccagaccaaataataaagatagaaatcatatcacacgcattcagggatagtagtatacagcggATGAAACATAAATAATGACACACTAGTATCGCATCGGTACTCGCTATCGGCCCACGACAAGTTAAGGTATTGGATTTGATATCGGGAattaaaaaatggtatcggaccatcttaAGTCTCTAAAAAAGTTTGTCCAGAGGAAAAGTCTTTCAGTTTTTAACAGGACCAGATTCAGGACACGTAGGCCAGATAGTACGCCTTCGGAACAATGTGAGGCAAAAGCTCTGACCTCAACATACTTAAATTAATTTAGTTATTATCTGCAGCGATTGCAGGATTCTTTTAAGTGGGGTGGCACAGAGGGGGACATTTAATCagaatacagcatagaaaatATTCTTAGGAATATAAGAAATATTGGATAGGATAGATTACAATGTAATTatgctaaataaaacacatcacattcatttttagtttcttttcattttaaactaatTGCATATctgaatacaatacacattttctatacTAGTCTGTGGTCTAGTCCTTAGTctgccacttaaaaaaaaattccaagaTTCCAATGCTGGTGCCATGGTAACAGAGTTTTGGATAgatggtcatgtgacaaggactgggaagactggcagAAGAGGCCGCCAAGTGATAGTCCTCTGAGCCAATGGAAATGTAACTGGTCAGATTGACAGCACCCTAGTCCAATGGTTTGCCCCAGGGCtatagtcaagaccacctttgtcgagtccaagacaagtccattGTACTTTTGGGGTCTAGAACTacaataggtttacatgctttgatgtacgaaaaaaattaaaaaagcataatagggtCTCTTTAAAAGATCAATTTCAGGATTTTATTTCCCAGATTTTATAGATCCAGATTAGTGCGAGGCAATGCAAAAGCAAATTAAGTTGgatgattgatttgatttatttttccatctAATTAACTTTTACTACTTCCTGTCCTCTGTcttgatttctttctttaaaataaaaaacaaacaaaaagacctTAGGTTGTGTTTTGAATTTGGTTTCAAACgagaaaacaaattgaacacaGACTTTTTCATTCTTCAACCCAAAAAGGAATCACCATAAAAGGAAttgccaaaaacaaaacaagaaacaggcggcttttgattgatttttagctctgttttttctctgacaccagaaacgttttttttgtggatgtttttgcattttggaacatacggaagaggattaggaccactggtgaaaatgtatttgagttctgactttaatctcagaattctggcTATAAACTCAGAATTTTGacactgactttaaactcagaattctgactttaatctcagaattctggcTATAATCTCAGAATTTTGacactgactttaaactcagaattctgactttaatctcagaattctgacactgactttaatctcagaattctgactttaaactcagaattctgtCTTAAACTCAGAATTTTGacactgactttaaactcagaattctgactttaatctcagaattctgacactgactttaaactcagaattctgactttaaactcagaattctgactttaaactcagaattctgtCTTTAAACTCAGACTTTTGacactgactttaatctcagaattctgacttgaATCTCAAAAGTCTGACTTTAGTCTCagaactttaactttaaattttgacaataaagtcagaattctgagattaaagtcagaattcagagaataaagtcagaacttaaatacatttttcccccgtggccctaatcctcttctgtaGGAACAAATTACAAATACACGTGTTTTTTCATGTTCTAATTCCAAATGAATAACCGGTTATCCAACTGTACCCTGACATAAGAAATTTGTTCAGAAAGATTGTATATCTTGCGTGAGGGTCACAATGCAACAGGTGCAGCATCCATTCACTTCTTATCATTTATTCATCAATTACTGACTTTCATCCAATAATGTCACTGAAGTTCGTCTTGCAGCCTTTTGGTGGCAGCGAAGTGCAAAGTTGCTTTGCGCAGCTTTTGGAAATTGGCTCCTTTTTGTAAAAATGCGTCTCCTCGTGTAACAAAAGCTCTTCAgtcctttctgtttttgtctttatacGTCCTCTTTGGTCTCCAGAGGTCCCCTGCTTTGGAGCGCCGTATCAGAGCCGACGGACTCCTCGTCGTCCATATCCTCGTCGTCCATCTCGTTGGTGATGTACGAGCCTTTATGTCTGGACAAATGCCACAGCAACACCAGTATGATGCAGATAACCAGCAGGAGCGCGATGCAGACGATCCCTAGAAGGTGGAGTTAAATATGTTGGGACAGGAGATCAGTAAAAGATTTTATGGaactttttacacattttcactcCCATTACGTAAAAAAGCAACGCTTGGTGAGATGCCTTTAGCATTTGTTGTTGACGCAAAAAAAGTGTCCTATAGCGTCAAATTTAGACGTGCTTGGTAGGGACTCATGGCGTGacttttgacgctctgggtcgggacgtaCGTTTAACTGACATTTGGCACAAGAAAAGGATAGTTctaggaaaagatggtgggtggaGTTACATACTAACGTTAGCATCTTAGTCTCAGAACCAGGGGGctcggaaacgccagagcagggggaatgagagggggaaacgcagTCTTGAAAAGCCGTTTTTCAGCTTTAGATGGTCTGAAGAAATCGCACTGTGGATGacttaaaacaacctttaatttaaatgaaataccATCAGGAGAAACAAAGTTCACTTCTCACCTCCGATTAGGGGTGCAAAAGCTCCATCGTCCTGGTCGATGCCTGTAAAAGACACAAATCAAACTTcacataaactttttttttttttttttttaggaattttGCAAACCTCTGTTTGCATAATGTTGCTCTTTTACTTCATTACGCCAGTTTTGCTTATAATTTTTGGAATACATAATTTGTCAGTTTACTGTAATCGAGTAGTATTTTTAGTAATTAGTGCACCTGGTGGCAGTGACTGTACTGTACTTActgtaatcagattacatttgTTTGTAACGAATAACAAATCAAACGTCTGTTTTTgtcgtgcatttgaaaatctcccTGCACACAACTATGACCGATCACAACAACAcatggggtgacgtatccagagccctaTACGCTTAGCCACCAGCAGAGCTAattggtagattaaactgtcgtcatctgttcagcttgcctctggccccgcctacatcagatacaccaatgtgattggtgcagctcgcctctggccccgcctatatcagaaacaccaatgtgattggtgcagcttgcctctggccccgcctatatcagaaaCACCGATGTGAtcggtgcagctcgcctctggccccgcctatatcagaaacaccgatgtgattggtgcagctcgcctctggccccgcctatatcagaaacaccgatgtgattggtgcagctcgcctcttgcccgcctatatcagatacaccaatgtgattggagaagcttgcctctggccccgcctatatcagaaacaccgatgtgattggtgcagcttgcctctggccctgcctatatcagatacaccgatgtgattggtgcagctcggctacaagggcatagttaatgagcagcattactcaatgccagagtaactccTTGAGCAAATTGAAATTATGCTCTCATGAGAACTCTAGATTTCCAGGGTATATGAGAACAGCGGTATGATTGGATTCCGCTGATGGCGGCAAAAGAAGGGCGTGACTTTGGATCCCCAGAGGAACTAGTCCAAAAATGCAGCTTTGGAAACTCAGCGTAACACGTCTGAGCAGACTGGACATAAATGGCAGAGCCACCGCTTGACGTATTTTGAAGGGTGGAGGTATGCCCGTTGGAATTAGTTACACGAAATGACAAAAATTGTGTAAATTCCGCCTCTCCGCcgcaacacacacaacctccaAGCTAACGTTAAGAAAGTATATGAGGTTATACGTTAACAGTGAATATATGTTATTCCCTCAATACAGTTTAGTTTCTTGTCTATTTCGGTCACGTTCAGTTGCCTATACTGTCTGCAGTTACAGCTAAGAAAGTCTCTAGTGGTGTAAAAGTCATGTACTCCTTGCCACTAGGCGGTGACATTGACAGTAAATGGCAGAGTGAACTCTGAGGGCAAAGCAGAACCATGTTGATGGCGGCAGCCATTACGCTAGTGGAAATTACAGTGTATCTAAATGTCTTGTTTCCGTTAATTGCAGATAAATAAGCATTATGAAGCCAAATATGATAATACCTTAGTGTTTCCAATGATGATTAGTGCTCCTGATACgggttttagttttcttttttgtatgtttaatTGGTTATATTGGacacacagctagctagctagcactgAATTTAGCTTGTTAAGTGTGTGCTTTACTTctccatcaccttatcgtggtggagaggtttgtgtgtccctatgaccTGAGGGCTGGtgtgtctggagctttgtgctcctggagggtctcccatggcaagaGGTCTCAGGGAGGGGGCCAGACAAGAATGGTTTCAAAGACTCCAATGGAAGAACAAGGAAGGATCGAGGACCCGCccgaggaagcccggggcccccgtctgagccaggcccagatgggggctcgtgagcgagcgtctgtggccgggtttgccacggagcccggtcgggcacagcccacAAGCGACGTTGCACCTCTCTCCTCCAACCCAGCCCACCACCTTGGGAGTGATCCAAAGGGGGTCGGGGCGCTGCTATatggtggcagcgaaggtcagggcttcgacggaccagaacacgggcggcagaggctggctctggggacgtggaatgtcacctctctgtggggaaggacgggaacttgtgcgggaggtggagcgctaccggttagatctggtggggcttacctctacgcacagtctcgtttatggaaccgttctcctggatagggttggactctgtcctattccagagttgcccatggtgtgaggcgccgggcggtgtgtggatactcacaagccccctgagcgccgctgcgttggagtttaccccgtgGACGAGAGGGTTGCCTCCCTaccctgcgggtgatgggggggaaaactctgactgttgttttcATATGCACCAAACNNNNNNNNNNNNNNNNNNNNNNNNNTTTGACTTTTACGTATCCAGCAAACTAGCTTTTCAAAGCTTTCTAAAGtattattttaaagattatattttttgacttttttgcctttatttgataggacaacTAGGTTGAGAAAGGGAAATGCCAGGTTGGACTCGACCCCAGACCTCGGCGaataaacctctcagtataaTGTGTGCCTGCCCTACCCACTGACCAACCTGGCCAAGTTTACAGTAAGTTAGCCCATCCATCtcctatttttttgtgtcatgtgTACTTCAAATTTATGGAGGAATGTTTTCAGAGCGACAGACACCACCAATTTCCTATTTGGCGTGTGGTTCCTTGAGTTCCATCTGATGGCATGAGGTTTAATGCGTGCATCTTGGGAAAATAAGGAAAGGTGTGGATACACTGCCACCAGTAATATAaactgtctatttacagtaaataccttacactttaaaacctttaaataaaTACCCTGAAATCCATAGTTCTCGCAGAGCACCagttgaatttgctcagcgagttactctggcatcgggTAATGCTGCTCATTCACTATGCCCTTTTaggccgagctgcaccaatcacatcggtgtatctgatatagggcGGGGCCAtaggcaagctgcaccaatcacatgggtggtttgggtctggatttccagactAGTAAATAAACAGTTTCTAGCGAAGCTGCTGCCTTATTTCTGTAAATTTACAGTTAATGTTTTCAAATGCATTATGGGGATTTTGGCTGACATCAACACTGTATCCCagaatttactgtatttaaagaaaGATCCCTGGATATGTCTCATTGTGTAGAAATTTTGTGGCGCAGTTCATTgtgccttttatttatttactgtgttttggttgttttttataaGATGCTTCACAGATGTGTTTACACTGTAGCATCTGCTTAAAACCCAGTTTCACGATTAGACTCTTTGACGTGAGAGAAACCAATTGAACTTTTACAGAGCAGATTTACAGTATAACATGTGCAAAATTTGCATATCTTCCCATGAAAATAAGATATGGTGTTCCCATTATACATAACCAAGTTCCAAAGGCAAGCCTTGAATCCTTATTTTTTCTCACAGCAGCCTATAAAGTCAGATATCTTTCTGTCTTAGCATCTTCTGTCATCAGTACAGTCATTAACCTCATTCCACTTTCTCTGACTCTAAAAAAGTGTcctatttgttttcataaaaaatgaaaaatgctgCGAAAACTGTAATTATAGTGCTGATTGGTCTTTGTTATCGTCCTGTTCACTAGACAGCGATGAGTCCCTCATGTTCTTATGGCCTTTCGATTAGTCACTGTTTACATGATTAGCCGGCAGAACgtggaatattttaaaaaatcctaAATAAACCATGTGTGTTCGTACATCTATTAACACTAGACTGTTTTCAATGTTACAGCCCACTGTGCTGGAGAGGAAATAGTCCCAAGCATCTTAGTgactgctgttttttgttttttttggattaaGTTCAGCTTCATAAAAAAGCTCTGACTAATGTCTTTGATGAAGGACATTGTTCACTTCTTTGTTTGACACAGGAGTACGCTAGCCAGGGATATGCAGCTGTTGAACTGCAAACCCTTAGGTAAATTGTAGGTC
This region includes:
- the LOC116674065 gene encoding cell adhesion molecule 1 isoform X2 gives rise to the protein MEIHTTPTPATPPITAPAAETRATFAEVLTEMVTTPAPSPAPVTLSPGAEAWTPLPLVTEAVTKGIDQDDGAFAPLIGGIVCIALLLVICIILVLLWHLSRHKGSYITNEMDDEDMDDEESVGSDTALQSRGPLETKEDV